The following are encoded in a window of Bos indicus isolate NIAB-ARS_2022 breed Sahiwal x Tharparkar chromosome 7, NIAB-ARS_B.indTharparkar_mat_pri_1.0, whole genome shotgun sequence genomic DNA:
- the PRR36 gene encoding proline-rich protein 36 has product MDKRDKSRAAAAGRPPASRPPGLQIPKPAGSPRPPPPVTSAALRVLGAAAAAGRGPLAERTGGIRGTALPEVTPQLGPTRSAGTGPRSPASRPPAAGRGERAPARTPGSGCISSPGHASAPTRPGPLGQKGLRPPAEEPAARGKATDSPRRSTLSTGARRDSSGSTPAIPSPVNSRRPRAAGAEVGVPRAAPSARLRPPTTEASRKSVSSAPERSAAEPSPAARRRPSAGGSLQRPTSRPLGSSVTPLSSPVRSGASPAGTPRALVVQPKSKGLQALRAPQATSPRKGTAPVRGLSPPLATSSLPCPTAPPPCVPATTSRDALPPSPPTTPPSQALSRPLTTPHSLAPPSSSAPPSLLTLPSPPATPPLQAPPTHLGTSFPEGSASPLAMAPLLASVPPVSPALHSVLPTEASLTLPPFPALPSPLATPHSAGPLPPAAAPLQAPLSQAASVRNLPSPLATPPPQAPSALATPPPQASPLSPPFQATPCTLDTPPTPTPQASPSQTTLSLQSSPRSESPSPLVRPLLQTPPPLATSPRQATPIQAPSLASPPLRATPPPLAVPHPLSPPSLTTPSLQATPPQSLPPLLASPSLVSPPLQALSSPPLASSPLHGPPSLRALPPQRGPPSLASPPLQAPPSPPASPSLQDSSSPLATPPPRALPSLSTPPLQATPPPQSLPPLQAPPSLALPPLQAPSPRASPPLQDSPSPLATPPPRDPPSLSTPPLQATPPQSLPPLQAPPSLSALPLQAGPSPSASPPLQDPPSPLITPPPRAPPSLALPTLQTPPSPPASPPQQAPRRPPTPGPDAPISGPRLTLALAPGPPPPPSRSPSSTLSGPDLAGHSSSATSTPEELRGYDSGPEGGAAASPPADAELAACHPAAWSRGSAPPLAIRSTPGAPLPWSPASGSGSADGLCTIYEAEGPESASPATDALDPGPGPGAGGGKAAAGVAAGAASRGAKPARLGELPLGALQASVVQHLLSRTLLLAATEEAAGGSGGPGGAGGGGSAGGARTALSDAELGRWAELLSPLDESRASITSVTSFSPDDVASPQGDWTVVEVETFH; this is encoded by the exons ATGGACAAGAGGGACAAGTCCAGGGCAGCGGCCGCCGGTCGCCCGCCCGCTTCTCGCCCTCCAGGCCTTCAGATCCCCAAGCCCGCAGGGTCTCCACGACCCCCTCCTCCAGTAACCAGCGCGGCTCTCCGAGTTCtgggagcagcagcagccgcagggcGAGGGCCCCTGGCAGAGAGAACCGGGGGTATCCGGGGAACCGCTCTCCCGGAGGTTACTCCCCAGTTGGGGCCAACGCGGAGCGCTGGGACGGGCCCCCGGAGCCCAG CCTCCAGGCCCCCAGCGGCTGGGAGAGGGGAGCGGGCCCCTGCCAGGACCCCAGGCTCAGGCTGTATCTCTAGCCCCGGGCATGCCAGCGCGCCCACCAG ACCAGGCCCTCTTGGGCAGAAGGGGCTCCGTCCCCCAGCTGAGGAACCTGCGGCCAGAGGAAAAGCCACAGATTCACCCAGAAGGAGCACCCTGAGTACCGGGGCCCGGAGAG ATTCTTCTGGGTCTACCCCAGCCATCCCCTCCCCGGTCAATTCCCGTCGGCCCCGGGCTGCGGGCGCTGAGGTGGGTGTGCCCCGGGCAGCTCCAAGTGCCCGGCTCCGGCCCCCAACGACTGAGGCTTCCAGGAAGTCAGTGAGCAGCGCCCCAGAGCGCAGCGCGGCGGAGCCGAGCCCTGCCGCCAGGAGGCGACCCAGCGCCGGCGGGAGCCTCCAGAGGCCAACCTCGCGCCCCCTGGGCTCTAGCGTCACCCCTCTATCCTCCCCAGTCCGCTCTGGAGCCTCCCCGGCTGGAACACCCCGGGCTCTTGTTGTTCAGCCCAAGTCGAAAGGACTGCAGGCCCTTCGCGCCCCTCAGGCCACATCCCCCAGGAAGGGCACAGCCCCAGTGAGGGgcctttctcctcctctggcCACATCCTCTCTTCCTTGTCCTACCGCACCACCTCCGTGTGTCCCAGCCACTACCTCTCGGGACGCGCTCCCTCCTTCTCCACCGACCACGCCCCCTTCTCAGGCCCTCAGCCGGCCTTTGACCACGCCCCATTCACTAGCCCCTCCCTCTTCTTCGGCTCCACCCTCTCTGCTGACCCTCCCCTCTCCGCCGGCCACACCTCCTTTGCAGGCTCCACCCACACACCTGGGTACATCCTTTCCGGAGGGGTCCGCCTCTCCCTTGGCCATGGCCCCTCTTCtggcatcagtccctccagtttCACCCGCTCTGCATAGTGTACTCCCCACCGAGGCGTCTTTGACTTTACCTCCTTTTCCAGCTCTCCCCTCTCCCTTAGCCACACCACATTCGGCAGGTCCTCTACCACCAGCCGCTGCCCCCCTACAAGCCCCTCTGTCTCAAGCAGCATCTGTGAGGAACCTGCCCTCTCCCCTAGCCACACCCCCTCCTCAGGCTCCTTCCGCTCTGGCCACGCCCCCTCCGCAGGCCAGTCCTCTGTCTCCACCTTTTCAGGCCACGCCTTGTACACTGGACACACCTCCCACACCCACTCCACAGGCCTCACCGTCTCAGACCACACTCTCTTTGCAGAGTTCTCCCCGTTCAGAGTCTCCCTCTCCCCTGGTCAGGCCTCTACTACAGACTCCACCTCCTCTGGCTACTTCCCCTCGACAGGCCACTCCTATACAGGCCCCATCTCTAGCCTCACCACCTTTGCGGGCGACCCCTCCTCCGCTGGCCGTGCCTCATCCGCTCTCTCCACCTTCTCTGACCACGCCTTCTTTACAGGCCACTCCCCCTCAGAGCCTGCCTCCTCTGCTGGCTTCACCTTCTTTGGTCTCACCTCCTTTGCAGGCCCTATCCTCTCCTCCCCTTGCTTCATCTCCTCTGCATGGTCCTCCCTCTCTTCGGGCTCTGCCCCCACAGAGGGGTCCACCTTCTCTGGCCTCGCCTCCTCTTCAggctcccccttctccccctgcttcACCCTCTCTCCAAGACTCTTCCTCTCCCCTGGCCACACCCCCTCCGCGGGCTCTACCTTCCCTGAGCACGCCCCCTTTACAGGCCACTCCTCCTCCTCAAAGCCTGCCTCCTCTGCAGGCTCCACCTTCTCTGGCCTTGCCCCCTCTTCAGGCCCCTTCTCCTCGAGCTTCACCCCCTCTGCAAGACTCTCCCTCTCCCCTGGCCACACCCCCTCCGCGGGATCCGCCTTCTTTGAGCACGCCCCCCTTACAGGCCACTCCTCCTCAGAGCCTGCCTCCTCTCCAGGCTCCACCTTCTCTGTCCGCGCTCCCTCTGCAGGCTGGTCCCTCTCCCTCTGCTTCACCCCCTCTGCAAGACCCTCCCTCTCCTCTGATCACGCCCCCACCACGTGCTCCACCTTCCCTGGCCTTGCCGACTTTGCagacccctccctctccccctgcctcaCCTCCTCAGCAGGCCCCACGCCGCCCTCCAACCCCGGGTCCCGATGCCCCCATCTCTGGCCCACGGCTGACCCTGGCGCTGGCCCCAGGCCCACCGCCGCCGCCGTCGCGCAGCCCATCCAGTACGCTGAGTGGCCCGGACCTGGCGGGCCACAGCAGCAGCGCCACCAGCACGCCCGAGGAGCTACGCGGCTACGACAGTGGGCCTGAGGGCGGTGCCGCAGCCTCTCCGCCTGCTGATGCCGAGCTCGCCGCCTGCCACCCGGCAGCTTGGAGCCGAGGTTCCGCGCCGCCTCTGGCCATCCGCAGCACCCCAG GAGCTCCCCTGCCTTGGTCTCCTGCATCCGGATCGGGCTCTGCTGATGGCTTGTGCACCATCTACGAGGCTGAAGGTCCCGAGTCGGCGAGCCCCGCCACAGACGCGCTGGATCCCGGGCCCGGGCCCGGCGCGGGAGGTGGGAAAGCGGCGGCTGGAGTTGCGGCTGGTGCGGCTTCTCGTGGCGCGAAGCCGGCGCGCTTGGGAGAGCTGCCGCTGGGAGCGCTGCAGGCGAGCGTCGTGCAGCACCTGCTGAGCCGGACGCTGCTGCTAGCTGCGACCGAGGAGGCCGCGGGAGGCAGCGGTGGTCCAGGGGGCGCCGGGGGTGGAGGCAGCGCGGGCGGCGCCCGCACTGCGCTGAGCGACGCCGAACTGGGTCGCTGGGCCGAACTGTTGTCTCCACTGGACGAGTCCCGCGCCAGCATCACCTCAGTCACTAGCTTCTCCCCGGATGACGTGGCTTCCCCGCAGGGTGACTGGACCGTGGTAGAGGTGGAGACCTTCCACTGA